The following coding sequences lie in one Candidatus Neptunochlamydia sp. REUL1 genomic window:
- a CDS encoding thymidylate synthase, translating into MEDFELRNQKAWLFGFLQLAHDIVYNFIRKPMFRGISYAFLEGLKMVKEQGKVVLPRGSKSKEVLSRVFEIAFPKERCLVIPGRNNNVFATIAETIWVIAGRNDMEYLSNYLPRAMEFSDDKKVWRGAYGPRLRDWNGIDQLRKIIEVLHQKDSKRAVISIFDPDRDFVESKDIPCNNWLQFVLREGKLNLNVVVRANDLFWGFSGINFFEWSTLLEMMAFWTGSEVGSITWFAGSLHFYERHFDKVSPIIEQFPHKTLYELDIGTFKFSTEFHELDAVLSKCFGIEKEMKTKGLGTLKDIENIQDDFLKNSLKMILVYNIFKYQGSVEDIYTAIDAIPESDFRIAAIEFFYRKLWDVRSLLTQKEKKFFDIYNLGRKKFLITTCHHVIDNKQDEFCTKALENQ; encoded by the coding sequence ATGGAAGATTTTGAGTTAAGGAACCAAAAAGCCTGGCTTTTCGGATTTTTGCAATTGGCTCATGATATTGTCTATAACTTTATTAGAAAACCAATGTTTCGTGGTATTTCATATGCCTTTCTAGAAGGGCTGAAAATGGTAAAAGAACAAGGAAAAGTTGTACTGCCAAGGGGGTCTAAGTCTAAAGAGGTTTTATCCCGCGTATTTGAGATTGCATTCCCAAAAGAAAGATGCTTGGTAATCCCAGGTAGAAATAATAATGTATTTGCCACAATTGCTGAGACTATTTGGGTGATTGCTGGGCGAAATGATATGGAATACCTCTCCAACTATCTTCCTAGAGCGATGGAATTCTCTGATGATAAGAAGGTTTGGAGAGGTGCATATGGACCTAGACTGAGAGACTGGAATGGAATAGACCAGCTTAGAAAAATAATTGAAGTTCTTCACCAAAAGGATTCAAAACGTGCTGTTATAAGTATTTTTGATCCAGATCGAGATTTTGTGGAGAGCAAAGACATCCCATGTAACAATTGGTTACAGTTTGTTTTAAGAGAGGGTAAACTTAACCTAAATGTTGTGGTTAGAGCAAATGACTTGTTTTGGGGGTTCTCAGGAATAAATTTTTTTGAGTGGAGTACACTCCTGGAAATGATGGCTTTTTGGACGGGAAGTGAAGTTGGTTCTATAACTTGGTTTGCTGGGTCTCTTCATTTCTATGAGAGGCATTTTGATAAAGTAAGTCCCATAATTGAACAATTCCCTCATAAAACTCTTTACGAGCTTGACATAGGTACTTTTAAGTTCTCTACTGAATTTCATGAGCTTGACGCGGTTCTTTCCAAATGTTTTGGTATAGAAAAAGAAATGAAGACAAAAGGGCTGGGGACCCTAAAAGATATTGAAAATATCCAAGATGATTTTTTGAAGAACTCATTAAAGATGATCCTAGTTTACAACATCTTTAAATACCAGGGTTCAGTTGAGGATATTTATACTGCAATAGATGCTATTCCAGAAAGTGACTTTAGAATTGCTGCAATAGAATTTTTTTACAGAAAATTATGGGATGTCAGAAGTTTGTTAACTCAGAAAGAGAAAAAATTTTTTGATATTTATAATTTAGGCAGAAAGAAATTTTTAATAACTACATGTCATCATGTTATTGATAATAAACAAGATGAATTTTGCACCAAAGCCTTAGAAAATCAGTAA
- a CDS encoding GNAT family N-acetyltransferase yields the protein MKWIFYLSFICSALSAWSFEDEQVGTYSFQWDHKEDFHLIDDLFIQSFKYAYDSFIPGELGLESVETFLQGVIADEQELWNNERESIHWLIIKNTEEVIGLLILELKEFPKVYVRQMAISPNYMRLGIGRMAANIVLKNLPGVERIVAVTRVLNKTSQCFLEELGFIPTEDIHDGFDSNKYVGYELIFK from the coding sequence ATGAAATGGATTTTTTACTTATCATTCATCTGCTCAGCGCTATCAGCTTGGAGCTTTGAAGACGAACAGGTTGGAACGTATTCTTTTCAATGGGATCACAAAGAGGACTTTCATCTGATAGATGATCTTTTTATTCAATCCTTTAAGTATGCATATGACAGCTTTATCCCTGGTGAATTAGGTTTAGAAAGTGTTGAAACGTTTTTACAAGGGGTCATTGCTGATGAACAAGAACTTTGGAACAACGAAAGAGAAAGTATCCATTGGCTAATCATAAAAAATACTGAAGAGGTGATTGGCCTGCTTATTTTAGAACTTAAAGAGTTCCCTAAAGTGTATGTGCGACAGATGGCAATTTCTCCAAATTATATGCGGTTAGGGATAGGAAGGATGGCGGCTAATATTGTGCTTAAAAATCTCCCTGGTGTAGAAAGAATAGTAGCAGTTACTCGTGTGCTAAATAAAACAAGTCAATGTTTTTTAGAGGAGCTTGGGTTTATCCCTACAGAAGATATACACGATGGTTTTGATTCTAATAAATATGTCGGATACGAATTAATCTTCAAGTAA
- a CDS encoding LuxR C-terminal-related transcriptional regulator — MHELYRSLFTDIKIDLLNLKQQEKQCFSVWNFEATYSGIPEHIKKEDFTSFFSCQYIDLLEKSNINFKKINYFVDVFISYNDKGKLSAYCSTVDMNSIYKNLEIFVKKESYKEECILHCNEQLIIERLKNISNKLTKREIECLSLNLYGFSAKQIAAVFSTSYRTVQSQLGSAINKVECFNKIDCIEKFYESEILDVWNDLAKILMKKYKK; from the coding sequence ATGCATGAGTTATACAGATCTTTATTCACAGATATCAAAATCGATTTGTTAAATTTAAAGCAGCAAGAAAAGCAGTGCTTTTCCGTTTGGAATTTTGAAGCCACATATAGCGGAATACCTGAACACATAAAAAAAGAAGATTTCACGAGTTTTTTTAGCTGTCAGTATATAGATCTTTTAGAGAAATCGAATATTAATTTTAAAAAAATTAATTATTTTGTTGACGTTTTTATAAGTTACAATGATAAAGGAAAATTATCAGCATATTGTTCAACAGTAGATATGAACAGCATCTATAAAAACCTTGAAATTTTTGTTAAAAAAGAAAGCTACAAAGAGGAGTGTATTTTACACTGTAACGAACAGCTTATTATTGAAAGATTAAAAAATATCTCAAATAAGTTAACAAAAAGAGAGATCGAGTGTTTATCTCTTAATTTATACGGTTTCAGTGCTAAACAAATTGCAGCAGTTTTTTCAACGTCATATCGAACAGTCCAATCCCAATTGGGGAGCGCTATAAACAAGGTTGAATGCTTTAATAAAATCGATTGCATAGAAAAGTTCTACGAAAGTGAAATTTTAGATGTTTGGAATGATCTAGCAAAAATATTGATGAAAAAGTATAAAAAATGA
- the rfbB gene encoding dTDP-glucose 4,6-dehydratase, which produces MHLKLNNAHVLVTGGAGFMGSAFIRYVLKQEGFAGHLSNLDLLTYAGNLSNLAAVASDARYSFYHGDIRGRDILEKIHKERPIDLIVHFAAETHVDRSITDPGAFLETNVIGTHILLEFVKAHSKIHFHHISTDEVYGALGKEGRFTEESSYKPNSPYSASKASADHFVRAYGATYGLSTTLSHASNNYGPHQYPEKFIPLVIQNALEGKPLPVYGSGENVREWLYVEDHARAIWAILSQGKKGEVYNIGGGDEMKNLDLLRLILNVVEEMTGETGLDRLITYVPDRLGHDFRYAIDGAKVEQLGYRPIWPLQAGLRETIKTFPGVLV; this is translated from the coding sequence ATGCACTTAAAACTAAATAATGCCCATGTTCTTGTTACAGGGGGTGCGGGATTTATGGGTTCGGCGTTTATCCGTTATGTTTTGAAACAAGAGGGTTTTGCTGGGCACCTTTCGAACCTTGACCTCCTAACCTATGCGGGGAACTTAAGTAATCTGGCAGCGGTCGCAAGTGATGCGCGTTATAGCTTTTACCATGGCGATATTCGGGGCCGAGACATTCTTGAGAAGATTCATAAAGAGCGCCCCATTGATTTGATTGTACATTTTGCTGCTGAGACTCATGTGGATCGAAGTATTACAGATCCTGGAGCATTTTTAGAAACAAATGTCATCGGAACGCATATTCTTTTGGAGTTTGTTAAAGCCCACTCCAAGATTCATTTTCATCATATTTCAACCGATGAAGTCTATGGAGCGCTTGGAAAGGAGGGGCGGTTTACTGAGGAATCTTCTTACAAGCCTAACTCTCCTTATTCGGCTTCAAAGGCAAGTGCGGATCATTTTGTGAGAGCCTATGGGGCGACGTATGGCTTGTCAACGACCCTTTCACATGCAAGTAACAACTATGGTCCCCATCAGTATCCTGAGAAATTTATCCCTCTTGTGATCCAAAACGCATTAGAGGGAAAACCTCTTCCTGTTTACGGATCGGGAGAAAATGTGAGGGAGTGGCTCTATGTTGAAGACCATGCACGTGCTATTTGGGCCATCTTGAGTCAGGGGAAAAAGGGCGAGGTTTATAACATTGGGGGAGGGGATGAAATGAAAAATCTAGATCTTCTTAGGTTGATTTTAAATGTCGTTGAAGAGATGACGGGAGAAACGGGGCTTGACAGACTTATTACCTATGTTCCAGATCGCCTTGGGCATGATTTTAGGTATGCAATCGATGGTGCTAAAGTCGAGCAACTGGGCTATCGTCCCATTTGGCCGCTGCAAGCGGGGCTTCGGGAAACCATTAAAACTTTTCCAGGAGTACTGGTGTGA
- a CDS encoding IS5 family transposase (programmed frameshift), producing MGKASHRRHDISDKVWELLAPHLPGRKGGWGAVAKDNRLFINAVFWILRTGSPWRDLPPDYGDWKNTHRRFCRWRDARIWEALLECLVEDPDYEWLMIDASHIKVHPHASGAKGGNQDMSRTKGGFNTKIHLAVDAHGMPVRIVVTQGTTHDSTQASFLIQGISAEHLLADKAYDSDAIILQAESQGINPVIPLRSNRKKWREFDKELYKLRHLVENAFLHLKRWRGIATRYAKNTASFIAAVQIRCIALWTSIS from the exons ATGGGAAAAGCATCGCATCGTCGCCACGATATTTCAGATAAAGTCTGGGAATTGTTAGCTCCTCACCTGCCAGGTCGAAAAGGGGGTTGGGGCGCCGTAGCAAAAGATAACCGTCTGTTCATTAACGCTGTTTTCTGGATTCTTCGAACAGGCTCTCCTTGGAGAGACTTACCACCTGATTATGGAGATTGGAAAAACACTCACCGTCGCTTTTGTCGTTGGCGGGATGCTAGAATTTGGGAAGCGTTGCTTGAATGTTTAGTGGAAGATCCTGACTATGAATGGCTCATGATAGATGCGAGCCATATTAAGGTGCACCCTCATGCATCGGGAGCTAAAGGCGGTAATCAAGACATGAGTCGGACAAAAGGGGGCT TTAACACAAAAATACATTTGGCCGTGGATGCGCATGGTATGCCAGTCCGAATTGTTGTTACGCAAGGTACCACTCATGACAGCACTCAAGCAAGTTTCTTGATCCAAGGTATTTCAGCAGAGCATTTGCTCGCCGATAAAGCTTATGATAGTGACGCAATTATATTGCAAGCCGAGAGTCAGGGCATAAATCCAGTCATTCCTCTGAGGTCAAATCGCAAAAAATGGAGAGAATTTGATAAAGAACTATATAAGCTTCGACACCTTGTAGAAAATGCTTTTCTCCACCTAAAACGATGGCGTGGAATAGCCACTCGATATGCCAAAAACACAGCTTCATTCATAGCTGCAGTGCAAATTCGTTGTATCGCTCTTTGGACTTCTATCTCATGA
- a CDS encoding histidine phosphatase family protein — translation MIKIFRLSLLMICLYSFHSVDCLERKLAFVRHGTTDWNWRDFAGGMKDLPVNKLGEEHAKEASESLFNSGFTLPKAIVSSPLLRCKQTAKIIQGYYLNKLGIRIPVLIQPEVQGPIYGKWTQETYQNVGELVKEVESLGLDEFASKNLLVEKLRDVLPGDEESEEKFLLRICKAVDSIMNQYDEVIVVSHGSSSEAYLKSLNMFDNIHPDYWKSKNRFPLIITEELEVKSVFAIFREAP, via the coding sequence ATGATAAAAATTTTTCGCTTATCATTACTAATGATATGTTTATATAGTTTTCACTCAGTTGATTGTTTAGAGAGAAAATTAGCATTTGTTAGACACGGAACCACAGATTGGAATTGGAGAGATTTTGCAGGAGGGATGAAGGACTTGCCTGTAAATAAGTTAGGGGAAGAGCATGCTAAAGAAGCTTCTGAGAGTCTTTTTAACTCAGGGTTTACACTTCCTAAAGCTATTGTATCAAGTCCATTGCTACGCTGTAAGCAGACAGCGAAAATAATACAGGGATACTATCTTAATAAACTAGGAATTAGAATACCAGTATTAATACAGCCTGAGGTACAGGGACCTATTTATGGAAAATGGACTCAAGAAACTTATCAAAATGTTGGAGAATTAGTAAAAGAAGTTGAAAGTCTTGGGTTAGACGAGTTTGCGTCTAAGAACTTGTTAGTAGAAAAATTAAGAGATGTTCTTCCTGGTGATGAGGAGTCGGAAGAAAAATTTTTACTTAGAATTTGCAAGGCGGTTGACTCAATAATGAACCAATATGATGAAGTCATCGTAGTTAGCCATGGTTCTTCTAGCGAAGCATACTTAAAGTCTTTAAACATGTTTGATAACATCCATCCAGATTACTGGAAGTCAAAAAACAGGTTCCCTCTAATTATTACAGAAGAACTGGAGGTTAAGAGTGT
- the rfbC gene encoding dTDP-4-dehydrorhamnose 3,5-epimerase, with product MEIQELKLKGARVVSPNVFKDERGFFFESHQVERYLEGGIDCPFVQDNHSYSKEGTIRGMHFQSAPGQAKLVRVVVGKIYDVIVDIRPDSPTFGNWEGVYLDDQSHKQLFVPVGFAHGFCVVSPDAHVLYKTSSSYNGKTEMGFRFDDPEVGIKWPVQAPIVSERDQTSPYFYELRWS from the coding sequence ATGGAAATACAAGAATTAAAATTAAAGGGTGCGCGGGTTGTTTCCCCCAACGTTTTTAAAGACGAAAGAGGGTTTTTCTTTGAAAGCCACCAGGTGGAGCGCTACCTAGAAGGGGGGATTGATTGTCCCTTTGTTCAAGATAACCACTCCTATTCTAAAGAAGGGACGATTCGGGGAATGCACTTCCAATCTGCTCCAGGCCAGGCAAAGCTTGTACGGGTTGTGGTGGGGAAGATCTATGATGTGATTGTTGATATCCGTCCCGACTCTCCAACATTTGGGAACTGGGAAGGGGTGTATCTGGATGATCAGTCGCATAAGCAACTCTTCGTTCCCGTAGGATTTGCCCATGGCTTTTGTGTCGTCAGTCCCGATGCACATGTCCTTTATAAGACAAGTTCTTCCTATAATGGCAAAACAGAAATGGGTTTTCGATTTGACGACCCTGAAGTAGGAATCAAGTGGCCTGTCCAAGCGCCTATTGTTTCTGAAAGGGATCAAACAAGCCCCTATTTTTACGAATTGAGGTGGTCATGA
- a CDS encoding ISAs1 family transposase: MSKKQVAKFYSEVDQLLDQQAFIESIEIEFKDIQDPRAKDNLSYPLVALLVIILAAVIAGANAIIHIHEYACTKISLFQRLLGIKKPPSYTVFWWLLVMLNPQKLQETFIRWMKALPVEVKKQIIAIDGKRLNGASKQTVHLVSAWETGRSLLLGQVKTEEKSNEITAIPELIKAIDIKGSIITIDAAGCQKKIVEDIRRAGGDYVIALKGNQGTLHDEAQNFFDQAREVEYEGAECARAKKIEKAHGRIEEREVAVASNLEWLDCREEWQDLKTLIEVTSRREVRGKVSVEKRHYISSLSLIPQEAIKLVRGHWGIENHLHWMMDVVFKEDACCISTGNAPENFAVFRRMAQSILQVDAKGTKGIAKRRRLAGWNDSYLIKLLGILINDISVKSFL; this comes from the coding sequence ATGTCAAAGAAACAAGTGGCCAAGTTCTATTCTGAAGTAGATCAACTCCTAGATCAGCAAGCCTTCATTGAGTCCATAGAAATAGAATTCAAAGATATCCAAGATCCACGTGCTAAAGATAACTTGTCGTATCCGTTGGTTGCCCTACTAGTCATTATCTTAGCAGCGGTCATAGCTGGGGCTAATGCTATCATCCATATTCATGAGTATGCATGTACAAAAATCAGCTTATTCCAACGGCTTCTTGGAATCAAAAAACCTCCCAGCTATACAGTGTTTTGGTGGCTTCTCGTTATGCTAAACCCCCAAAAATTACAAGAGACTTTCATTCGATGGATGAAAGCTCTTCCTGTTGAAGTGAAAAAGCAAATTATCGCAATCGATGGTAAAAGGCTCAATGGGGCATCCAAGCAAACAGTTCATCTTGTCTCGGCTTGGGAAACAGGTCGAAGTTTGTTGCTAGGCCAAGTCAAAACAGAGGAAAAATCAAATGAAATTACTGCCATTCCAGAATTGATAAAAGCCATAGATATCAAAGGATCAATTATCACTATTGACGCTGCAGGCTGTCAGAAAAAAATTGTGGAAGACATTCGCAGGGCAGGAGGCGATTACGTGATAGCTCTAAAAGGCAACCAAGGAACTTTACATGATGAAGCCCAAAACTTCTTCGATCAGGCAAGGGAGGTTGAATATGAAGGGGCAGAGTGTGCTAGGGCCAAGAAAATTGAAAAAGCTCATGGAAGAATCGAGGAGCGAGAAGTTGCTGTAGCCAGTAACCTAGAATGGTTAGACTGTCGAGAAGAGTGGCAAGACTTAAAGACTCTTATCGAAGTAACTTCAAGACGAGAAGTTAGGGGGAAAGTTAGCGTAGAAAAACGTCACTACATCTCAAGCCTTTCTTTAATTCCTCAGGAGGCGATAAAGCTAGTGCGAGGGCACTGGGGAATAGAGAACCATCTTCATTGGATGATGGACGTAGTTTTCAAAGAAGATGCCTGTTGTATAAGCACGGGTAATGCCCCTGAGAATTTTGCGGTTTTTCGGCGAATGGCGCAGTCGATACTTCAGGTAGATGCAAAGGGAACAAAAGGGATAGCAAAGAGACGGCGCCTAGCTGGGTGGAACGATAGCTATCTTATTAAACTACTTGGAATATTAATCAACGACATCTCTGTAAAGTCTTTTTTATGA
- the kdsB gene encoding 3-deoxy-manno-octulosonate cytidylyltransferase, translated as MKIVCVIPARLASSRFPKKVLAMLGEKPMLQWVWEAASSVDLFDDVAFAVDDSETERLIDSFEGKHFMTSPDCPSGTDRLIELQSEGKMQGDIWVNWQGDEPFIHQEMIENLLQTTDEAYDIWSLRKEIEREEDIEDPNVVKVVTDPQDRALYFSRSPIPYDRDGLEDVTYYKHVGIYAYTADALKQISTLSPSLLEKAEGLEQLRFLENGMNIQVHETAHESLGIDIPEDLARAMDRISSQVLF; from the coding sequence GTGAAAATTGTATGCGTGATCCCAGCAAGACTTGCTTCAAGTCGATTCCCTAAGAAAGTGCTTGCGATGCTAGGCGAAAAGCCGATGCTTCAGTGGGTATGGGAAGCAGCCAGCAGCGTTGATTTATTTGATGATGTTGCATTTGCGGTTGATGATTCTGAAACAGAGCGCCTGATTGATTCTTTTGAAGGGAAACATTTTATGACCTCCCCCGATTGCCCCTCAGGAACCGATCGTCTCATTGAACTCCAGTCTGAGGGGAAAATGCAAGGGGATATTTGGGTCAACTGGCAGGGCGATGAACCCTTCATCCATCAGGAAATGATCGAAAACCTTTTGCAAACAACCGACGAAGCATATGACATTTGGTCTTTAAGAAAAGAAATCGAGAGAGAAGAAGATATTGAGGATCCCAATGTGGTAAAAGTTGTGACTGATCCCCAAGATCGCGCTCTCTACTTTTCCCGCTCGCCCATTCCTTATGACAGAGATGGTCTCGAAGATGTCACTTACTACAAACACGTGGGAATCTATGCATACACTGCTGATGCCTTAAAACAAATATCCACCCTCTCCCCCAGTCTACTAGAGAAAGCTGAGGGACTCGAGCAGCTCCGCTTTCTTGAAAATGGGATGAATATTCAGGTCCATGAGACAGCTCACGAATCGCTTGGAATCGATATTCCCGAGGATCTAGCGCGCGCAATGGACCGTATCTCCTCCCAAGTTCTTTTTTAA
- the rfbD gene encoding dTDP-4-dehydrorhamnose reductase — protein sequence MKLWILGKRGILSSAMRRKCEEKGIEFVATSRREVDLHQEEAIQAQFETLSFTHVMNCAAYTAVDKAEEEEERAYALNARAIETLAKYANSYGKKLIHFSTDYVFDGKEKGYREEAATAPLSIYGKSKEAGEKLLKKYHPEACLIRTSWLFGKEGNHFVKTMIRLMQEKEMIEVVSDQWGRPTYADDLAEAALNLLDASGTYHFANTGETTWHGFAEAIKKSLEENNISLKCQQVNPISTEDFGIIAKRPASSVLKTENFSPPHWKEGLEEVIRHALKTK from the coding sequence ATGAAATTGTGGATACTGGGAAAACGAGGGATACTTTCGAGCGCAATGCGACGAAAGTGCGAAGAAAAGGGGATTGAATTTGTCGCAACTTCGCGCAGAGAGGTTGATCTTCATCAAGAAGAAGCGATTCAAGCACAATTTGAAACCCTATCATTTACCCATGTGATGAATTGCGCTGCCTATACCGCTGTTGATAAAGCCGAAGAGGAAGAAGAAAGAGCCTATGCTCTTAACGCACGCGCAATTGAAACACTTGCAAAATATGCAAACTCTTATGGAAAGAAGCTAATCCACTTTTCTACTGACTATGTCTTTGATGGAAAGGAGAAAGGTTATAGGGAAGAAGCTGCAACTGCCCCGCTGTCCATCTATGGAAAAAGTAAGGAGGCTGGTGAAAAATTACTCAAAAAATATCACCCAGAAGCTTGCTTAATTCGCACGTCTTGGCTTTTTGGAAAAGAAGGGAATCACTTTGTTAAAACGATGATCCGTCTGATGCAAGAAAAGGAAATGATTGAAGTGGTTAGCGATCAGTGGGGGCGTCCTACCTACGCAGATGATTTAGCAGAAGCAGCCCTCAACCTTCTAGATGCTTCAGGAACCTACCATTTTGCGAATACAGGAGAGACGACTTGGCATGGATTTGCTGAGGCGATTAAAAAGAGTCTTGAAGAGAATAATATTTCTCTTAAGTGCCAACAGGTCAATCCTATTTCTACTGAGGACTTTGGCATAATAGCGAAACGCCCAGCGTCTTCGGTTCTGAAGACCGAGAATTTTTCTCCTCCCCATTGGAAAGAAGGACTTGAGGAGGTGATTCGTCATGCACTTAAAACTAAATAA